A single genomic interval of Drosophila virilis strain 15010-1051.87 chromosome 2, Dvir_AGI_RSII-ME, whole genome shotgun sequence harbors:
- the lute gene encoding BTB/POZ domain-containing protein 6-B isoform X1 has protein sequence MIEAFANTLSSHLGRHLFYWAIDTTKPRSVNGANYGLNLRLSELINKFHGPLERGVQVLDHLLTLEEDDFAGHWGSAYAHNYEPEYAARVPENEELPPPEQDQTDQQQQQRQRNMETLNNGNGLLHSPPHNHQQQQQQQRGAAVTSPGAGSGSAADHNIQITQPISAPSSPLASPGALNSSNSGSSPTTFCLPSSSAAAAAIASAAAAANAAIATSTPSSGSGSYVCAAGSNSSYAAVGASNAIDTADPNWQASKATVLERNAAMFNNELLSDVKFIVGSEFDFDPIQTIPAHKYILATGSSVFYAMFYGGLAEDKQEIKVPDVEPTAFLTLLRYLYCDEIKLEPEHILATLYAAKKYIVPHLARACVNYLEVKLTAKNACLLLSQSRLFEEPELMQRCWEVIDAQAEMAVKSEDFVDIDLKTFESILSRETLNCKEIHLFEAALNWAINACEKMSIDETSPNKRRVLGQALHLIRIPTMTLEEFANGVAQTGILTSQETIDMFLHFTAKIKPTLSFPTRPRAGLKTQVCHRFQSCAYRSNQWRYRGRCDSIQFSVDRRIFIVGFGLYGSSTGAANYNVKIELKRLGRTLAENDTKFFSDGSSNTFHVFFENPIQIEPECYYTASVILDGNELSFFGQEGMSEVLMGNVTFQFQCSSESTNGTGVQGGQIPELIFYGPTTVTALNSPTSSICATPIGATPNVTNGSNGAAASNSSNNVNNATEELPLGSTAASSDGSNT, from the exons ATGATCGAAGCCTTTGCAAACACCCTGAGCAGTCATCTGGGGCGTCATCTATTCTACTGGGCGATCGATACAACGAAGCCAAGAAGCGTCAACGGCGCCAACTACGGCCTCAATCTGCGTCTCTCCGAGCTAATTAACAAATTTCACGGTCCCCTCGAACGGGGCGTGCAGGTGCTGGATCACCTGTTAACGCTCGAAGAGGACGACTTTGCCGGCCATTGGGGCAGCGCCTATGCGCACAACTATGAGCCGGAATACGCGGCACGCGTTCCGGAAAACGAGGAACTGCCGCCGCCCGAGCAAGATCAAAcggatcagcagcagcagcagcgccagcgaaACA TGGAGACGCTTAACAACGGCAACGGACTGTTGCACTCGCCGCCGCAcaatcatcagcagcagcagcaacagcagcgtggTGCCGCAGTCACATCTCCAGGTGCGGGTTCCGGCAGCGCCGCCGAtcataatatacaaataacaCAGCCCATAAGTGCGCCGTCGTCGCCCTTGGCGTCTCCTGGCGCActgaacagcagcaacagtggcAGTAGTCCCACCACATTTTGCCTACCCTCCAGTTCAGCGGCCGCAGCGGCCATTGCctcggcagcggctgcggcaaACGCGGCTATCGCAACGTCAACgcccagcagcggcagcggatCATATGTGTGCGCAGCtggcagcaatagcagctatGCCGCCGTAGGCGCCTCCAATGCAATTGACACGGCCGATCCAAACTGGCAGGCCAGCAAGGCAACCGTGCTGGAGCGCAATGCGGCAATGTTTAACAATGAGCTGCTGTCCGATGTCAAGTTCATCGTGGGCAGCGAGTTTG ATTTTGATCCCATTCAGACTATACCcgcacacaaatatatactcGCAACGGGCAGCTCTGTATTCTATGCCATGTTCTACGGCGGCTTAGCAGAGGACAAGCAGGAAATCAAGGTGCCCGATGTAGAACCCACAGCCTTTTTAACGCTTCTAAG GTATCTTTATTGTGATGAAATCAAACTGGAACCTGAACACATACTGGCCACTTTGTATGCAGCCAAGAAATATATTGTGCCACATTTGGCGCGAGCCTGCGTCAACTATCTGGAAGTAAAACTGACGGCAAAAAACGCCTGCCTACTTCTCAGTCAATCGCGTCTTTTCGAGGAGCCCGAACTGATGCAACGTTGCTGGGAAGTGATCGATGCTCAGGCCGAGATGGCGGTTAAGTCCGAAGACTTTGTGGACATTGACCTCAAGACTTTCGAGTCAATACTGTCACGCGAGACACTAAACTGCAAGGAGATACATCTATTTGAAGCTGCGCTCAATTGGGCAATCAATGCATGTGAGAAGATGAGCATCGACGAAACGTCGCCAAACAAGCGCCGAGTTCTGGGCCAGGCGTTGCATCTGATACGCATACCGACCATGACCCTGGAGGAGTTTGCTAATGGTGTAGCCCAAACGGGCATACTCACATCCCAGGAGACAATTGACATGTTCTTGCATTTCACAGCCAAAATCAAGCCCACTCTCAGCTTTCCCACGCGACCGCGTGCAGGTCTCAAAACCCAAGTTTGCCATCGCTTCCAATCGTGCGCCTATCGGTCAAATCAGTGGCGCTACCGAGGCCGCTGTGATTCCATACAGTTCTCAGTAGATCGCAG AATTTTCATTGTGGGCTTTGGCCTCTACGGTTCTTCGACGGGAGCGGCCAACTACAATGTTAAGATTGAACTGAAGCGATTGGGGCGTACGCTGGCAGAGAACGATACAAAGTTCTTTTCAGATGGGTCAAGCAACACTTTCCATGTGTTCTTCGAAAATCCCATACAGATCGAACCAGAGTGCTATTACACAGCGTCAGTTATACTGGATGGCAATGAGCTAAGCTTTTTTGGCCAAGAGGGCATGTCCGAAGTGCTCATGGGCAATGTCACATTCCAATTCCAATGCTCATCGGAGAGCACCAACGGCACGGGTGTGCAAGGTGGCCAGATCCCCGAACTAATCTTCTACGGACCCACTACAGTAACCGCCCTGAACTCGCCGACTAGCTCAATATGCGCAACGCCCATAGGAGCAACACCGAATGTCACAAATGGCAGCAATGGGGCAGCCGCAAGCAATTCGAGCAATAATGTTAATAATGCTACCGAGGAGCTGCCTCTTGGCAGCACAGCCGCCAGCAGCGATGGCAGCAACACCTGA
- the lute gene encoding BTB/POZ domain-containing protein 6-B isoform X3 — protein sequence MGERFRRGPPLLQPRRMGTPMGTGGAVAEVRPRRLVVAKCCSEFCRSWRMETLNNGNGLLHSPPHNHQQQQQQQRGAAVTSPGAGSGSAADHNIQITQPISAPSSPLASPGALNSSNSGSSPTTFCLPSSSAAAAAIASAAAAANAAIATSTPSSGSGSYVCAAGSNSSYAAVGASNAIDTADPNWQASKATVLERNAAMFNNELLSDVKFIVGSEFDFDPIQTIPAHKYILATGSSVFYAMFYGGLAEDKQEIKVPDVEPTAFLTLLRYLYCDEIKLEPEHILATLYAAKKYIVPHLARACVNYLEVKLTAKNACLLLSQSRLFEEPELMQRCWEVIDAQAEMAVKSEDFVDIDLKTFESILSRETLNCKEIHLFEAALNWAINACEKMSIDETSPNKRRVLGQALHLIRIPTMTLEEFANGVAQTGILTSQETIDMFLHFTAKIKPTLSFPTRPRAGLKTQVCHRFQSCAYRSNQWRYRGRCDSIQFSVDRRIFIVGFGLYGSSTGAANYNVKIELKRLGRTLAENDTKFFSDGSSNTFHVFFENPIQIEPECYYTASVILDGNELSFFGQEGMSEVLMGNVTFQFQCSSESTNGTGVQGGQIPELIFYGPTTVTALNSPTSSICATPIGATPNVTNGSNGAAASNSSNNVNNATEELPLGSTAASSDGSNT from the exons ATGGGGGAGCGTTTCAGAAGGGGGCCGCCATTGCTGCAGCCACGGCGAATGGGGACACCGATGGGAACTGGCGGCGCAGTAGCGGAAGTGAGGCCGAGGCGGCTAGTAGTTGCTAAATGCTGCAGCGAATTCTGCAGAAGCTGGCGGA TGGAGACGCTTAACAACGGCAACGGACTGTTGCACTCGCCGCCGCAcaatcatcagcagcagcagcaacagcagcgtggTGCCGCAGTCACATCTCCAGGTGCGGGTTCCGGCAGCGCCGCCGAtcataatatacaaataacaCAGCCCATAAGTGCGCCGTCGTCGCCCTTGGCGTCTCCTGGCGCActgaacagcagcaacagtggcAGTAGTCCCACCACATTTTGCCTACCCTCCAGTTCAGCGGCCGCAGCGGCCATTGCctcggcagcggctgcggcaaACGCGGCTATCGCAACGTCAACgcccagcagcggcagcggatCATATGTGTGCGCAGCtggcagcaatagcagctatGCCGCCGTAGGCGCCTCCAATGCAATTGACACGGCCGATCCAAACTGGCAGGCCAGCAAGGCAACCGTGCTGGAGCGCAATGCGGCAATGTTTAACAATGAGCTGCTGTCCGATGTCAAGTTCATCGTGGGCAGCGAGTTTG ATTTTGATCCCATTCAGACTATACCcgcacacaaatatatactcGCAACGGGCAGCTCTGTATTCTATGCCATGTTCTACGGCGGCTTAGCAGAGGACAAGCAGGAAATCAAGGTGCCCGATGTAGAACCCACAGCCTTTTTAACGCTTCTAAG GTATCTTTATTGTGATGAAATCAAACTGGAACCTGAACACATACTGGCCACTTTGTATGCAGCCAAGAAATATATTGTGCCACATTTGGCGCGAGCCTGCGTCAACTATCTGGAAGTAAAACTGACGGCAAAAAACGCCTGCCTACTTCTCAGTCAATCGCGTCTTTTCGAGGAGCCCGAACTGATGCAACGTTGCTGGGAAGTGATCGATGCTCAGGCCGAGATGGCGGTTAAGTCCGAAGACTTTGTGGACATTGACCTCAAGACTTTCGAGTCAATACTGTCACGCGAGACACTAAACTGCAAGGAGATACATCTATTTGAAGCTGCGCTCAATTGGGCAATCAATGCATGTGAGAAGATGAGCATCGACGAAACGTCGCCAAACAAGCGCCGAGTTCTGGGCCAGGCGTTGCATCTGATACGCATACCGACCATGACCCTGGAGGAGTTTGCTAATGGTGTAGCCCAAACGGGCATACTCACATCCCAGGAGACAATTGACATGTTCTTGCATTTCACAGCCAAAATCAAGCCCACTCTCAGCTTTCCCACGCGACCGCGTGCAGGTCTCAAAACCCAAGTTTGCCATCGCTTCCAATCGTGCGCCTATCGGTCAAATCAGTGGCGCTACCGAGGCCGCTGTGATTCCATACAGTTCTCAGTAGATCGCAG AATTTTCATTGTGGGCTTTGGCCTCTACGGTTCTTCGACGGGAGCGGCCAACTACAATGTTAAGATTGAACTGAAGCGATTGGGGCGTACGCTGGCAGAGAACGATACAAAGTTCTTTTCAGATGGGTCAAGCAACACTTTCCATGTGTTCTTCGAAAATCCCATACAGATCGAACCAGAGTGCTATTACACAGCGTCAGTTATACTGGATGGCAATGAGCTAAGCTTTTTTGGCCAAGAGGGCATGTCCGAAGTGCTCATGGGCAATGTCACATTCCAATTCCAATGCTCATCGGAGAGCACCAACGGCACGGGTGTGCAAGGTGGCCAGATCCCCGAACTAATCTTCTACGGACCCACTACAGTAACCGCCCTGAACTCGCCGACTAGCTCAATATGCGCAACGCCCATAGGAGCAACACCGAATGTCACAAATGGCAGCAATGGGGCAGCCGCAAGCAATTCGAGCAATAATGTTAATAATGCTACCGAGGAGCTGCCTCTTGGCAGCACAGCCGCCAGCAGCGATGGCAGCAACACCTGA
- the lute gene encoding BTB/POZ domain-containing protein 6-B isoform X4: MLQRILQKLAEYVETLNNGNGLLHSPPHNHQQQQQQQRGAAVTSPGAGSGSAADHNIQITQPISAPSSPLASPGALNSSNSGSSPTTFCLPSSSAAAAAIASAAAAANAAIATSTPSSGSGSYVCAAGSNSSYAAVGASNAIDTADPNWQASKATVLERNAAMFNNELLSDVKFIVGSEFDFDPIQTIPAHKYILATGSSVFYAMFYGGLAEDKQEIKVPDVEPTAFLTLLRYLYCDEIKLEPEHILATLYAAKKYIVPHLARACVNYLEVKLTAKNACLLLSQSRLFEEPELMQRCWEVIDAQAEMAVKSEDFVDIDLKTFESILSRETLNCKEIHLFEAALNWAINACEKMSIDETSPNKRRVLGQALHLIRIPTMTLEEFANGVAQTGILTSQETIDMFLHFTAKIKPTLSFPTRPRAGLKTQVCHRFQSCAYRSNQWRYRGRCDSIQFSVDRRIFIVGFGLYGSSTGAANYNVKIELKRLGRTLAENDTKFFSDGSSNTFHVFFENPIQIEPECYYTASVILDGNELSFFGQEGMSEVLMGNVTFQFQCSSESTNGTGVQGGQIPELIFYGPTTVTALNSPTSSICATPIGATPNVTNGSNGAAASNSSNNVNNATEELPLGSTAASSDGSNT, translated from the exons ATGCTGCAGCGAATTCTGCAGAAGCTGGCGGAGTACG TGGAGACGCTTAACAACGGCAACGGACTGTTGCACTCGCCGCCGCAcaatcatcagcagcagcagcaacagcagcgtggTGCCGCAGTCACATCTCCAGGTGCGGGTTCCGGCAGCGCCGCCGAtcataatatacaaataacaCAGCCCATAAGTGCGCCGTCGTCGCCCTTGGCGTCTCCTGGCGCActgaacagcagcaacagtggcAGTAGTCCCACCACATTTTGCCTACCCTCCAGTTCAGCGGCCGCAGCGGCCATTGCctcggcagcggctgcggcaaACGCGGCTATCGCAACGTCAACgcccagcagcggcagcggatCATATGTGTGCGCAGCtggcagcaatagcagctatGCCGCCGTAGGCGCCTCCAATGCAATTGACACGGCCGATCCAAACTGGCAGGCCAGCAAGGCAACCGTGCTGGAGCGCAATGCGGCAATGTTTAACAATGAGCTGCTGTCCGATGTCAAGTTCATCGTGGGCAGCGAGTTTG ATTTTGATCCCATTCAGACTATACCcgcacacaaatatatactcGCAACGGGCAGCTCTGTATTCTATGCCATGTTCTACGGCGGCTTAGCAGAGGACAAGCAGGAAATCAAGGTGCCCGATGTAGAACCCACAGCCTTTTTAACGCTTCTAAG GTATCTTTATTGTGATGAAATCAAACTGGAACCTGAACACATACTGGCCACTTTGTATGCAGCCAAGAAATATATTGTGCCACATTTGGCGCGAGCCTGCGTCAACTATCTGGAAGTAAAACTGACGGCAAAAAACGCCTGCCTACTTCTCAGTCAATCGCGTCTTTTCGAGGAGCCCGAACTGATGCAACGTTGCTGGGAAGTGATCGATGCTCAGGCCGAGATGGCGGTTAAGTCCGAAGACTTTGTGGACATTGACCTCAAGACTTTCGAGTCAATACTGTCACGCGAGACACTAAACTGCAAGGAGATACATCTATTTGAAGCTGCGCTCAATTGGGCAATCAATGCATGTGAGAAGATGAGCATCGACGAAACGTCGCCAAACAAGCGCCGAGTTCTGGGCCAGGCGTTGCATCTGATACGCATACCGACCATGACCCTGGAGGAGTTTGCTAATGGTGTAGCCCAAACGGGCATACTCACATCCCAGGAGACAATTGACATGTTCTTGCATTTCACAGCCAAAATCAAGCCCACTCTCAGCTTTCCCACGCGACCGCGTGCAGGTCTCAAAACCCAAGTTTGCCATCGCTTCCAATCGTGCGCCTATCGGTCAAATCAGTGGCGCTACCGAGGCCGCTGTGATTCCATACAGTTCTCAGTAGATCGCAG AATTTTCATTGTGGGCTTTGGCCTCTACGGTTCTTCGACGGGAGCGGCCAACTACAATGTTAAGATTGAACTGAAGCGATTGGGGCGTACGCTGGCAGAGAACGATACAAAGTTCTTTTCAGATGGGTCAAGCAACACTTTCCATGTGTTCTTCGAAAATCCCATACAGATCGAACCAGAGTGCTATTACACAGCGTCAGTTATACTGGATGGCAATGAGCTAAGCTTTTTTGGCCAAGAGGGCATGTCCGAAGTGCTCATGGGCAATGTCACATTCCAATTCCAATGCTCATCGGAGAGCACCAACGGCACGGGTGTGCAAGGTGGCCAGATCCCCGAACTAATCTTCTACGGACCCACTACAGTAACCGCCCTGAACTCGCCGACTAGCTCAATATGCGCAACGCCCATAGGAGCAACACCGAATGTCACAAATGGCAGCAATGGGGCAGCCGCAAGCAATTCGAGCAATAATGTTAATAATGCTACCGAGGAGCTGCCTCTTGGCAGCACAGCCGCCAGCAGCGATGGCAGCAACACCTGA
- the lute gene encoding BTB/POZ domain-containing protein 6-B isoform X2 — translation MGERFRRGPPLLQPRRMGTPMGTGGAVAEVRPRRLVVAKCCSEFCRSWRSTVGHVETLNNGNGLLHSPPHNHQQQQQQQRGAAVTSPGAGSGSAADHNIQITQPISAPSSPLASPGALNSSNSGSSPTTFCLPSSSAAAAAIASAAAAANAAIATSTPSSGSGSYVCAAGSNSSYAAVGASNAIDTADPNWQASKATVLERNAAMFNNELLSDVKFIVGSEFDFDPIQTIPAHKYILATGSSVFYAMFYGGLAEDKQEIKVPDVEPTAFLTLLRYLYCDEIKLEPEHILATLYAAKKYIVPHLARACVNYLEVKLTAKNACLLLSQSRLFEEPELMQRCWEVIDAQAEMAVKSEDFVDIDLKTFESILSRETLNCKEIHLFEAALNWAINACEKMSIDETSPNKRRVLGQALHLIRIPTMTLEEFANGVAQTGILTSQETIDMFLHFTAKIKPTLSFPTRPRAGLKTQVCHRFQSCAYRSNQWRYRGRCDSIQFSVDRRIFIVGFGLYGSSTGAANYNVKIELKRLGRTLAENDTKFFSDGSSNTFHVFFENPIQIEPECYYTASVILDGNELSFFGQEGMSEVLMGNVTFQFQCSSESTNGTGVQGGQIPELIFYGPTTVTALNSPTSSICATPIGATPNVTNGSNGAAASNSSNNVNNATEELPLGSTAASSDGSNT, via the exons ATGGGGGAGCGTTTCAGAAGGGGGCCGCCATTGCTGCAGCCACGGCGAATGGGGACACCGATGGGAACTGGCGGCGCAGTAGCGGAAGTGAGGCCGAGGCGGCTAGTAGTTGCTAAATGCTGCAGCGAATTCTGCAGAAGCTGGCGGAGTACGGTTGGGCATG TGGAGACGCTTAACAACGGCAACGGACTGTTGCACTCGCCGCCGCAcaatcatcagcagcagcagcaacagcagcgtggTGCCGCAGTCACATCTCCAGGTGCGGGTTCCGGCAGCGCCGCCGAtcataatatacaaataacaCAGCCCATAAGTGCGCCGTCGTCGCCCTTGGCGTCTCCTGGCGCActgaacagcagcaacagtggcAGTAGTCCCACCACATTTTGCCTACCCTCCAGTTCAGCGGCCGCAGCGGCCATTGCctcggcagcggctgcggcaaACGCGGCTATCGCAACGTCAACgcccagcagcggcagcggatCATATGTGTGCGCAGCtggcagcaatagcagctatGCCGCCGTAGGCGCCTCCAATGCAATTGACACGGCCGATCCAAACTGGCAGGCCAGCAAGGCAACCGTGCTGGAGCGCAATGCGGCAATGTTTAACAATGAGCTGCTGTCCGATGTCAAGTTCATCGTGGGCAGCGAGTTTG ATTTTGATCCCATTCAGACTATACCcgcacacaaatatatactcGCAACGGGCAGCTCTGTATTCTATGCCATGTTCTACGGCGGCTTAGCAGAGGACAAGCAGGAAATCAAGGTGCCCGATGTAGAACCCACAGCCTTTTTAACGCTTCTAAG GTATCTTTATTGTGATGAAATCAAACTGGAACCTGAACACATACTGGCCACTTTGTATGCAGCCAAGAAATATATTGTGCCACATTTGGCGCGAGCCTGCGTCAACTATCTGGAAGTAAAACTGACGGCAAAAAACGCCTGCCTACTTCTCAGTCAATCGCGTCTTTTCGAGGAGCCCGAACTGATGCAACGTTGCTGGGAAGTGATCGATGCTCAGGCCGAGATGGCGGTTAAGTCCGAAGACTTTGTGGACATTGACCTCAAGACTTTCGAGTCAATACTGTCACGCGAGACACTAAACTGCAAGGAGATACATCTATTTGAAGCTGCGCTCAATTGGGCAATCAATGCATGTGAGAAGATGAGCATCGACGAAACGTCGCCAAACAAGCGCCGAGTTCTGGGCCAGGCGTTGCATCTGATACGCATACCGACCATGACCCTGGAGGAGTTTGCTAATGGTGTAGCCCAAACGGGCATACTCACATCCCAGGAGACAATTGACATGTTCTTGCATTTCACAGCCAAAATCAAGCCCACTCTCAGCTTTCCCACGCGACCGCGTGCAGGTCTCAAAACCCAAGTTTGCCATCGCTTCCAATCGTGCGCCTATCGGTCAAATCAGTGGCGCTACCGAGGCCGCTGTGATTCCATACAGTTCTCAGTAGATCGCAG AATTTTCATTGTGGGCTTTGGCCTCTACGGTTCTTCGACGGGAGCGGCCAACTACAATGTTAAGATTGAACTGAAGCGATTGGGGCGTACGCTGGCAGAGAACGATACAAAGTTCTTTTCAGATGGGTCAAGCAACACTTTCCATGTGTTCTTCGAAAATCCCATACAGATCGAACCAGAGTGCTATTACACAGCGTCAGTTATACTGGATGGCAATGAGCTAAGCTTTTTTGGCCAAGAGGGCATGTCCGAAGTGCTCATGGGCAATGTCACATTCCAATTCCAATGCTCATCGGAGAGCACCAACGGCACGGGTGTGCAAGGTGGCCAGATCCCCGAACTAATCTTCTACGGACCCACTACAGTAACCGCCCTGAACTCGCCGACTAGCTCAATATGCGCAACGCCCATAGGAGCAACACCGAATGTCACAAATGGCAGCAATGGGGCAGCCGCAAGCAATTCGAGCAATAATGTTAATAATGCTACCGAGGAGCTGCCTCTTGGCAGCACAGCCGCCAGCAGCGATGGCAGCAACACCTGA